A window from Malaclemys terrapin pileata isolate rMalTer1 chromosome 18, rMalTer1.hap1, whole genome shotgun sequence encodes these proteins:
- the MRPS23 gene encoding 28S ribosomal protein S23, mitochondrial: MAGSRLEKLGTVFTRTRDLLRSRVLAEAQKPLWFDVYATFPPLREPVYREPGQRYGKVKDVIPPILYQEDEIRATFYEAYGNDPKAFELSQLNFKSTCQRFVEKFYELQKEGKIEPEKLFEETGKQLLAEGIVLRRKRTANVAQWTRQEAKIRDLVE, encoded by the exons ATGGCGGGGAGCCGGCTGGAGAAGCTGGGGACTGTGTTCACCCG GACACGGGATCTGCTGCGTTCCAGGGTGCTGGCTGAGGCTCAGAAGCCCTTGTGGTTTGATGTGTATGCCACTTTCCCTCCGCTGAGGGAGCCCGTCTACCGGGAGCCCGGTCAGCGTTATGGCAAAGTGAAGGATGTCATCCCTCCCATTCTGTACCAAGAGGATGAGATCCGAGC GACATTTTATGAAGCATATGGGAATGATCCAAAAGCCTTTGAACTGTCACAATTAAACTTTAAATCCACCTGCCAGAG GTTTGTTGAGAAATTCTATGAACtgcaaaaagaaggaaaaattgaGCCGGAAAAATTGTTTGAAGAAACAGGAAAGCAGCTTTTAGCAGAGGGGATCGTTCTGCGAAGAAAAAGAACAGCAAAT GTAGCACAATGGACTCGTCAAGAGGCCAAAATCAGGGATCTTGTGGAATAA